From the genome of Aspergillus chevalieri M1 DNA, chromosome 8, nearly complete sequence, one region includes:
- a CDS encoding uncharacterized protein (COG:S;~EggNog:ENOG410PHYN;~TransMembrane:7 (o6-26i38-60o96-114i126-153o173-196i208-228o240-259i)) translates to MAYNQVAECFAEYAIGTCFLLLRLFARVKMAGVCSLQLDDAFAVMAIIFFTLQTAIIYLLGVFGNNIGLNTVTAMQVPDSQVSKLELGSKLAFMNWIWYMYYIWCLKGVLLCLYNKLTQGTRRQHLVWAASAFCFLTWLVCILTHICICTPITRNWQIKPYAGDSCTIRGPLYIVIAIMNVISDIIIILIPIPILVKLQVPLHRKAILTAMFSSGIFIMICTILRAYYSLKSLTTLRIALGWANRECFVAAIVVSLPGIKPLFRNTRWIGSSNRGKQYNYTGPSSSGYNGFGSKSSGNTKTYITSLVSSNRTGHVELHDVPTTTTMGDRDSDGKRASTASKELILNNDDTHARGHDEEGAGTGSRGSGSPGENPPLAIRVTTEYTLAHEAGARRLQ, encoded by the exons ATGGCTTACAACCAGGTCGCCGAGTGTTTTGCAGAATATGCAATTGGCACTTGCTTCTTGCTGCTCCGGCTCTTTGCCCGAGTGAAAATGGCTGGAGTCTGCAGTCTGCAGTTGGATGATGCGTTTGCTGTCATGGCTATT ATCTTCTTTACTCTCCAGACCGCTATTATATACTTGCTTG GCGTATTCGGGAATAACATCGGTCTCAACACCGTCACCGCAATGCAAGTTCCAGACAGCCAAGTGTCCAAACTAGAACTCGGTTCGAAGCTGGCTTTCATGAACTGGATCTGGTATATGTACTATATCTGGTGCCTCAAAGGTGTTTTGCTCTGTCTATACAACAAACTCAC ACAAGGAACTCGACGACAACATCTAGTCTGGGCCGCGTCAGCATTCTGTTTCTTGACATGGCTAGTGTGCATCTTGACGCATATCTGCATCTGCACCCCGATTACTCGTAATTGGCAGATCAAGCCCTACGCCGGAG ACTCCTGCACAATCCGCGGCCCACTCTACATTGTCATCGCTATCATGAACGTCATCTCCGATATTATCATCATCCTAatccccatccccatcctcgTGAAACTCCAAGTCCCCCTGCACCGCAAGGCAATCCTCACCGCCATGTTTTCCTCCGGCATCTTCATCATGATCTGCACCATTCTTCGTGCCTACTACTCGCTCAAATCCCTGACAACGCTCAGAATCGCCCTGGGTTGGGCAAATCGCGAGTGCTTCGTCGCTGCTATCGTCGTCTCGTTGCCCGGTATCAAGCCGTTGTTCCGGAACACTCGATGGATCGGGTCTAGTAATCGCGGGAAGCAGTATAATTATACGGGACCGTCGTCGTCGGGGTACAATGGGTTTGGGTCGAAGTCTTCTGGGAACACCAAGACGTATATCACGTCGTTGGTTAGTAGTAATCGCACTGGGCATGTCGAGTTGCACGATGTGCCGACGACCACGACGATGGGGGATAGGGATAGCGATGGGAAGAGGGCGTCGACTGCTAGTAAGGAGTTGATTTTGAATAATGATGATACCCATGCCCGGGGGCATGATGAGGAGGGAGCTGGGACTGGGTCGAGGGGGTCGGGGTCGCCAGGGGAGAATCCTCCGCTCGCTATTCGAGTCACCACTGAGTATACTCTGGCGCATGAAGCTGGGGCTCGACGGTTGCAgtaa
- the PRX7 gene encoding short-chain dehydrogenase/reductase Prx7 (COG:Q;~EggNog:ENOG410PNZX;~InterPro:IPR002347,IPR036291,IPR020904;~PFAM:PF00106,PF13561,PF08659;~SECRETED:SignalP(1-25);~go_function: GO:0016491 - oxidoreductase activity [Evidence IEA];~go_process: GO:0055114 - oxidation-reduction process [Evidence IEA]), giving the protein MGMPVHDFRTRIVFFVLLFRHCALSRKELGYGQTKEQGRKVPDVICAAPVKWQVGPSASAPVLFAPQTEGLCPVCLIPSVRCALDCTAGAIIRCVFHSKTTVSLCNTIMTPKIALITGGASGMGLAVAKSLAAQGSWHVHLLDIHPDRGNEAAIGLHPHATFHKVDVSSYSDLAAVFQRVFQRHRRLDFVFANAGIIERANFFENLPQQNTKQVPPEPKDLRVIGVNLNGVVFTSYLAMHYFRRSPDKGRGCNLVMTASCGGLYPSHYSPLYTATKHGVVGLMRSIATQLWQNDGIRVNAICPGIAQTDLVDAQGWASFPPHLFIPLETIARIVLMLIRADDGGTDHGMTDATGTFIPAAQGYGRAVEISGDKFYFREAPEFCDEGMQAIMAATVLENQVGGVLNGTSRTSKL; this is encoded by the exons ATGGGTATGCCGGTACATGACTTCCGGACCCGCATTGTCTTCTTTGTCTTACTTTTCCGGCATTGTGCATTGTCAAGGAAAGAGCTAGGATATGGGCAGACGAAGGAACAAGGAAGAAAAGTACCTGATGTGATCTGCGCAGCGCCAGTTAAATGGCAAGTTGGGCCGAGTGCCAGTGCCCCGGTACTGTTTGCACCTCAGACGGAAGGGCTATGTCCCGTTTGTTTGATTCCAAGTGTTCGGTGTGCCCTGGACTGCACGGCAGGAGCAATAATACGTTGCG TGTTCCATTCCAAAACAACAGTATCACTTTGCAACACGATAATGACGCCAAAAATCGCCCTCATCACCGGAGGAGCCAGCGGCATGGGCCTTGCGGTGGCCAAATCCCTCGCAGCCCAAGGATCCTGGCATGTCCATCTGCTCGACATCCATCCCGATCGAGGCAATGAGGCAGCCATAGGCCTACATCCTCATGCGACCTTTCACAAAGTCGATGTATCGAGCTATAGCGACCTGGCAGCGGTTTTTCAGAGAGTTTTCCAGCGGCACCGTCGGCTCGACTTTGTTTTTGCCAACGCAGGGATCATCGAGAGAGCGAATTTCTTTGAGAACCTGCCGCAGCAGAATACGAAGCAAGTACCGCCGGAGCCGAAGGACCTGCGGGTTATCGGAGTGAATCTGAATGGCGTTGTGTTCACGAGTTACCTGGCGATGCACTATTTCCGGCGGTCCCCTGACAAGGGCAGAGGATGCAATTTGGTCATGACAGCGAGCTGTGGAGGCCTGTATCCTTCGCATTACTCGCCGTTATACACTGCTACGAAGC ATGGCGTGGTCGGACTCATGCGTTCCATTGCAACTCAATTATGGCAAAACGACGGCATCCGGGTCAATGCCATCTGTCCCGGAATCGCACAGACCGATCTCGTCGATGCTCAAGGATGGGCCAGTTTCCCTCCTCACCTGTTCATCCCGTTGGAAACAATTGCCAGGATTGTGCTTATGCTCATCCGGGCAGATGATGGGGGTACGGATCACGGAATGACCGATGCAACGGGCACGTTCATTCCTGCGGCACAAGGGTACGGCCGTGCGGTGGAGATCTCGGGGGACAAGTTTTATTTCCGGGAGGCTCCTGAATTTTGCGACGAGGGGATGCAGGCCATTATGGCGGCGACGGTGCTGGAGAATCAGGTCGGAGGCGTGCTGAATGGTACTTCTCGTACAAGTAAGCTGTAG
- the PRX6 gene encoding short-chain dehydrogenase/reductase Prx6 (COG:Q;~EggNog:ENOG410PPU3;~InterPro:IPR036291,IPR002347,IPR020904;~PFAM:PF00106,PF13561;~go_function: GO:0016491 - oxidoreductase activity [Evidence IEA];~go_process: GO:0055114 - oxidation-reduction process [Evidence IEA]), with protein sequence MGGETQVAIVTGATSGIGAEVAKFLAVRGWKVAIVGRRRDVGVALAASLGPNVFFFQADVSQYESQAKVFRDVHRIWGQIDMFIPNAAVVDQSSFYLYGSHEKTVDDIPPEPDLSCTDADYKGVIYGVQLARHFMKFNQPHGGKIVVTSSVGGMFPHPSYPEYCGAKAAVNQFVRGVAPLLKQRENILINCVLPGIVATPIVPPEMIAAVTPQCVTQMETVLSAFRTFLDDTTGMAGEMLECSGDRCVLYPMPEYGNGLVTKRAVTVWEPLFRMMHGDDSRLQDAIP encoded by the exons ATGGGAGGAGAAACTCAAGTTGCCATTGTCACTGGTGCCACT TCTGGCATCGGAGCCGAAGTCGCCAAATTCCTCGCTGTCAGAGGTTGGAAAGTCGCCATTGTCGGCCGACGCAGAGATGTTGGAGTAGCTCTGGCAGCCAGCTTAGGACCCAAcgttttcttcttccaagcAGATGTGTCGCAGTATGAGAGTCAAGCCAAGGTCTTCCGCGATGTCCACCGAATCTGGGGACAGATCGATATGTTCATTCCCAATGCCGCGGTTGTGGATCAATCGTCGTTCTACCTGTACGGATCCCACGAAAAGACTGTGGATGACATTCCTCCGGAGCCGGATCTATCTTGTACAGATGCGGACTACAAGGGTGTCATCTACGGTGTACAGCTGGCGAGACATTTCATGAAGTTCAATCAGCCACACGGCGGGAAGATTGTGGTGACGAGCAGCGTTGGAGGCATGTTTCCTCACCCGTCGTATCCGGAATACTGCGGTGCAAAAGCAGCTGTCAACCAATTCGTCCGAGGCGTTGCGCCGCTGCTTAAGCAGCGGGAGAACATCTTGATCAACTGCGTCCTTCCAGGAATTGTAGCGACACCGATTGTGCCACCGGAGATGATCGCAGCAGTCACGCCACAGTG CGTAACACAAATGGAAACAGTCCTGAGCGCGTTCCGAACCTTCCTGGATGACACGACAGGAATGGCGGGTGAAATGCTCGAATGTTCCGGGGACCGGTGTGTCCTCTACCCGATGCCGGAATACGGCAATGGGCTGGTTACGAAGAGGGCAGTAACCGTATGGGAGCCTTTATTCCGGATGATGCATGGGGATGACTCGCGGCTGCAGGATGCAATTCCGTAA
- the PRX5 gene encoding peroxiredoxin prx5 (COG:U;~EggNog:ENOG410PVR5;~InterPro:IPR036259,IPR010573;~PFAM:PF06609,PF07690;~TransMembrane:14 (i46-70o82-101i113-131o137-158i170-192o198-220i240-262o268-290i311-327o347-368i380-399o405-426i438-460o527-549i);~go_function: GO:0022857 - transmembrane transporter activity [Evidence IEA];~go_process: GO:0055085 - transmembrane transport [Evidence IEA]): MAVDQEKGFREPASDNNDHASQSTVNQVSPVIESQDPEPVVTLKTWIVSCILSCGYGLSFWPVPVVAAIGSTVSADLGEPNAYVWFTPAWTISITCAFLIFGPNTDLLGRRWFLVGGNLVCTIGHIIVASAKTNNQIIAGLAISGFGGANCQMAAFALPELLPNKWRHIGVVIADFTVYIAVIIAPVTARYGYEFGTWYWNFGAIAIFQGLSFFGLLFLYFPPAHPTGTPYGEVFKSLDYVGAILFTGGAVSFLMGIVWAGVYDSNDTHVVAPLVVGAFVLICFALWETFSGTRFPLTPTHVFTSSWGRDFTAPAVALGVINMFYYSSSILWPNMITQFYTNGGAEWKYAVVLSLPQGFAIAFGAFLLSVLGGKIRHWQWQLTGSVLLMVVFGSLLGIVTPTNKGTMIAFIFLSQMGFGYGIYLSIAITQMGVDQKNLGVSGGISGCIRFAAGAIATTIYTTVYNNKLSEKTAELVPQAAIKAGLSESRVSDLLSAVSGGAAKLSETFGPAVATAATDALNDAYCKAIFVVAMVSMAFGIVGLIACICCKDVDHKMTNKIEVYLENTALAERNKYH; this comes from the exons ATGGCAGTCGACCAAGAAAAAGGGTTCCGTGAACCTGCTTCAGACAACAACGACCATGCATCTCAGAGCACCGTCAATCAGGTTTCTCCTGTCATTGAGAGTCAAGATCCCGAGCCCGTCGTGACTCTCAAAACATGGATTGTTTCTTGT ATTCTCTCCTGCGGATATGGTCTCTCCTTCTGGCCTGTTCCAGTTGTGGCTGCCATTGGTAGTACAGTTTCTGCTGATCTGGGAGAGCCGAATGCGTATGTTTGGTTTACGCCG GCGTGGACCATTTCGATCACTTGCGCGTTTCTTATCTT TGGTCCGAATACCGACTTGCTTGGTCGTCGATGGTTCCTTGTAGGAGGAAACTTG GTCTGCACTATTGGCCATATCATCGTCGCATCAGCCAAAACGAATAACCAAatcatcgccggcctcgcaATCTCTGGCTTCGGAGGAGCCAATTGTCAAATGGCCGCATTTGCTCTTCCCGAACTTCTCCCGAACAAATGGAGACATATTGGAGTTGTCATTGCCGACTTCACGGTATACATTGCCGTCATCATAGCGCCCGTTACGGCTCGCTACGGCTATGAGTTTGGAACGTGGTATTGGAACTTCGGTGCGATTGCCATCTTTCAAGGACTGTCTTTCTTCGGATTGTTGTTCTTGTACTTTCCTCCTGCGCATCCGACTGGAACTCCGTATGGAGAGGTTTTCAAGTCGTTGGACTATGTCG GTGCAATCCTATTCACCGGCGGCGCTGTCTCCTTCTTAATGGGCATCGTCTGGGCTGGCGTCTACGACTCCAACGACACCCACGTTGTCGCCCCCCTAGTTGTCGGCGCCTTCGTCCTCATCTGCTTCGCTCTCTGGGAAACCTTCAGCGGAACCCGCTTCCCCCTTACCCCAACGCACGTCTTTACTTCTTCCTGGGGCCGCGATTTTACAGCCCCCGCCGTCGCCCTGGGTGTCATCAATATGTTCTACTACTCCTCTAGCATCCTGTGGCCTAACATGATCACACAGTTCTACACTAACGGTGGCGCGGAATGGAAGTATGCGGTTGTGTTGTCGCTGCCACAGGGATTTGCTATCGCATTCGGTGCTTTCTTGCTCTCTGTTCTTGGTGGTAAAATCAGGCACTGGCAATGGCAGTTGACGGGGTCTGTGTTGTTGATGGTCGTGTTTGGGTCGCTGCTGGGAATCGTCACGCCTACTAACAAGGGTACTATGATTGCATTCATTTTCCTCTCACAGATGGGCTTTGGCTATGGAATTTACCTCAGTATCGCCATCACGCAAATGGGTGTCGACCAGAAAAATTTGGGTGTTAGTGGTGGTATTTCGGGATGTATCCGTTTCGCTGCTGGAGCCA TCGCAACTACCATCTACACCACGGTCTACAACAACAAACTCAGCGAGAAGACCGCCGAACTGGTCCCCCAAGCCGCCATCAAGGCCGGTCTCTCAGAGTCTCGTGTCTCTGATCTTCTGTCGGCTGTGAGCGGCGGAGCAGCTAAGCTGAGCGAGACTTTTGGCCCTGCTGTGGCCACTGCAGCTACTGACGCTTTGAATGATGCGTACTGCAAGGCAATCTT TGTTGTCGCAATGGTGTCCATGGCCTTTGGTATCGTGGGACTTATCGCCTGTATCTGTTGCAAAGATGTCGACCATAAGATGACGAACAAG ATTGAAGTTTATCTCGAAAACACTGCTCTTGCCGAAAGGAACAAGTACCATTAA
- a CDS encoding S24/S26 family peptidase (COG:U;~EggNog:ENOG410PXZ8;~InterPro:IPR036286,IPR019758,IPR001733;~MEROPS:MER0015644;~TransMembrane:1 (o52-72i);~go_component: GO:0016020 - membrane [Evidence IEA];~go_component: GO:0016021 - integral component of membrane [Evidence IEA];~go_function: GO:0004252 - serine-type endopeptidase activity [Evidence IEA];~go_function: GO:0008233 - peptidase activity [Evidence IEA];~go_process: GO:0006465 - signal peptide processing [Evidence IEA]), with translation MLSTTPLKTPPKMRSGSTAATTTTTTTKPPSHNQTLTPKSILTLLLLITAPYMLWKLLCLITGSSIPVMVVISESMAPAFHRGDIIFLWNRSKLVNVGDIPVVWFKSQPLPMVHRAVQVFREGVVQHILTKGDNNYIDDVGLYPPGRSWVRRDEVVGVVKGYLPSLGWLTIAANEMPWLRGMGVVFACLIGMVSN, from the exons ATGCTCTCAACAACACCGCTCAAAACACCACCCAAAATGCGCTCCGGGTCCaccgccgccaccaccacaacTACAACAACAAAACCACCCTCCCACAACCAAACCCTAACCCCCAAATCAATCTtaaccctcctcctcctaATAACAGCCCCGTACATGCTCTGGAAGCTCCTCTGCCTGATAACAGGCTCCTCAATCccggtgatggtggtgatctCCGAGTCCATGGCACCCGCCTTCCACCGCGGCGACATCATATTCCTCTGGAACCGGTCGAAACTCGTGAATGTGGGGGATATCCCAGTTGTTTGGTTTAAGAGTCAGCCGTTGCCGATGGTCCATCGCGCGGTGCAGGTTTTTAGGGAAGGTGTTGT GCAACATATTCTGACGAAAGGGGATAATAACTATATTGACGATGTGGGGTTGTACCCACCTGGGCGATCGTGGGTGCGGAGGGACGAGGTCGTTGGTGTTGTTAAAGGGTATTTGCCATCGTTGGGGTGGTTGACTATTGCTGCGAACGAGATGCCTTGGTTACGGGGGATGGGAGTTGTTTTTGCTTGTCTTATAGGGATGGTTTCAAACTAA